The genomic interval GCTATGGAGGCCATGGCCCACGCCCCGTATGAGCTTTTGGAGCGTATGGAGGAGGTGCCCTACAAGGAGGCCCACCAGGTGGGGACCTCCGGGTTCGTCCTCGACACCTTGGAGTGCGCCGTGTGGGCCTGGTGGCACCACGATGATTTCTCCCAGGCCCTTATCACGGTGGTCAACATGGGGGGCGATGCCGATACCAATGGCGCCGTCACGGGGGCCCTCATGGGGGCCTACCTGGGCCTGCAGGCCATTCCCCGCTCCTGGCGGGAGCGGGTGGCCGAAGTGCCCCGTTGCATCGAGCTGGCGCGGCGGCTCTTCCGGCTCGCCCAGGAGGGGTGAGGGCTCCCTCAGACCTCCACCCCAAGGCCTCGCAGGGCCAGGATGGTGGTGGGGAGATCGCCCCGGTGGAGGATGGCGTGGAAGCCGGCCTCCCTAGCTCCTTGCACGTTCTGGGGAAGGTCATCGATGTGGACACAGGCATGGGGAGGAAGTCCAGCCCACGCTGCTGCCAGGCGGAAGATGCGGGGGTCGGGCTTGGCCATGCCCACCCGCGATGAGTTGACTATGTGGTGGAAGAGGCCGTCGATGCCTTGGGGTTGGAGGACCTCCCGCTCCAGCCTGGGGGTGGAATTGGATATAATGCCCACCACGTAGCGCTGGCGTAGCCTGCGCGCCAGCTCCAACACCTCCTGATCCAGCTGGCGCCAGACTATGTGCCAGTCCTTCTGGATGTCGGGGATGGGGCGGCCAGCCATCTCCTCCAGACGGCGTAGCACGGCCTGCAGCCACTTCTCCTCCGGCAAAAGCCCCCTCTCGGCCTCCTGCCACTCGGGGATGCCATAGAGGGCCTCCAGGAGGCCGCCGCGGGGGAGGCCGTAACGCTCCTCCAGGGCCCGCACCTGCTCCCGGTCCAGGCGGGCGATGACGCCGCCGAAGTCGAAGAATATGGCCTTGATGTCGCTCATCTTCCCCTATAAGACACGGTAGCGGTTGGCGATGGGCAAGCGCCAGTCGCGGCCGAAGGCCCTTGGGGTGATCTTGACGCCCGGGGGCGCCTGCCGCCGCTTGTACTCGTTGCGGTCTACCATGTGGATCACCTTGGCCACTATCTCTGGTTCGAAGCCCATGGCCATGATCTCCTGGGGGCTCTTTTCCTCCTCCACGTAGGCCTGAAGAATGGGGTCGAGGACCTCGTATGGGGGCAGGGTATCCTGGTCCGTTTGGCCTGGGCGCAGCTCGGCTGAGGGGGGCTTGAGGAAGACGTTCTCGGGGATGACGGGCGAGATGGAATTGCGGTACCGGGCCAGACGGTATACCAAGGTCTTGGGGACATCCTTGATGACGGCGAATCCCCCAGCCATATCGCCGTAGAGGGTGGCGTAGCCGGTGGCCATCTCCGACTTGTTGCCACAGGTGAGGACTAGGGCACCGAACTTGTTGGAAAGGGCCATGACGATGTTGCCGCGGATGCGGGCCTGGATGTTCTCCTCCGCCACCCCCGGCGGGGTGCCGGCGAAGGGCTCGGCCAGCATGTCCAGGTAGGCCTGGTGGGCCGGCTCGATGGGTATGATCAGAAAGCGGATACCCAGGTTCTGGGCTAGCTGGCGGGCGTCGGCCACGGAGGCCTCTGAGGAGTAGCGCGAGGGCATGCTGATGCCCATCACATGTTGGGGCCCCAGGGCGTCTACGGCGATGCACGTCACCAGGCTGGAATCGATGCCTCCCGACATGGCCACCAGGACGTCCTGGAACCCCGTCTTGCGTACGTAGTCCCTGGTGCCCACCACCAGCGCCTTGTACACTTCCTCCTCCAGCGCAAGGGGCGGGGCGATGCGTGGCGTCAAGGGCGGGCGCGGCTGGCCAGCCGGTGCCGGCGCTAAGGGGATGACGGGGGCGGTGGCCTGGTACTGCCACCGCTCCATGCGGCGGCGCGGGTCGCGCAGGCGCAGCCGCATGACGTCTCCCACGTCGATGTCGCACACCAGCAGCTCTTCCTCGAACAGGGAGGCGCGGGCCAGCAGGTGGCCTTGAGCGTCCACCACCATGCTGCCCCCGTCGAACACCAGCTCGTCTTGTCCCCCCACCATATTGACATAACATAAAGCCACGGCGTAGTCGCTGGCCCGCGTGGCTATCATCTGCTCGCGAACGTATCGTTTGCCCATGTGGTAGGGGGAGCCGTTGATATTGATGATAACCTGGGCGCCGGCCAGGGCCTGGGTGCGGGTGGGGTCACCGGGGTACCAGATGTCCTCGCAGATGTTGACACCGATGCCCACAGGCCCCAGGGTGAAGACAGGGCACTCCTTGCCTGCCTGGAAGTAGCGCACCTCGTCGAACACGCCATAGTTGGGCAGGCGTTGCTTGTGGTAGACCCCTGCCAGCCGCCCGTCGTGGATGATGGCCGCGGCGTTGTAGACGTCGTCGTCCAGCTCGCCCCGCGCTGAGGGCTGGTCGATGAAGCCCACCACGGCGGTGATGCCCCGGCAGGCGGAGACCACATCTAGCAAGGCCCGCACGTTGTCCCGCACGAAGCTCAACCGTAGCACCAGGTCCTCGGGGGGATAGCCGGGGATGGCCAGCTCGGGGAAGGCCACCACATCTGCCCCCAGGCGGCGGGCCTCTTGGACATAATGGATGACCTTGCGGGCATTTCCTTCCAGATCGCCCACCGTGGGGTTCATCTGGGCCAAGGCCACCCTGAGGACAGCCATCATCGCACCTCTGCGCAAGCCTAGGCTAGCATCGGCCCTAGTGGCGGTCAATTTGGCCAGGGTATGGCTCCTTGTAAGGGACGTCGGGGCATGGGAAAATGGGAAGACAGGGGTGGCGGCCATGGACGACTTCGGCCTAGACATGGACGAGGCGCTGCGGGCCATCGACGCAGCGGAGGTGCTGGTGGTGCGCTTCGCTGTCCTGGATAAGAGGCTTCTGGTGGACTTCCGCACCAGCCAGTTGGAAGGGCCCTTCATCGCCTTGGTGCCCAAGGCCGGTTCCCTGGAGGAGCGGTATAAGAGCCTCAAGCGCCTGCGGCCCCGCTTCCCCCTGCCTGATAAGATCGTGGCCCTCATGTGGCACCGCACATCGGTGGACACCTTTCGCCTCTCAGGCCTCTGGGATCACATCGTGGCGAGGTTGGTCTCCATCGGGGGAGAGGAGATGAGGGAAAAGGCGGAAGAGGTGTACCGGCAGCTCCTGCTGGAGGAGAGGAAGGAGATCCTGGCTGCTATCCGTGGCGATAGCTCTTATCATTCCTTGTGGGAGCGGCCCCGCCACCAGTGAAGGCCTTGGACTGTGAGAGCCGTACCACCACTTGCCCGCCGGGTGATTTCTCGGTTTTAAGTGTCGGGGCGGGAGGTGCCTTGTGAGGTTGTGGGCTATGGCGTTAGTGGTGGCCTCGGTCATCTTGCCCCTAGCATGCGGCGGGCAGGAGAGGCCGACGCCTGTCCCTACGGCGGAGGTGGTGCACCAGATCCCTTGGGGGGAGCGGGAGGAGGCCATATACCGTGTCCTACGGGGAGAGTCGGTTGTTGGGCGCGGCGTCATCTCTCTGCAGCGAGAGGGGAGGGTGCTCATCATAAGCCAGGATTTCACCGATGCCCGTGGCCGCTTCCGAGACGTGGTGAAGGCCAGTGTGGACGCTGCCACCCTCAGGCCTCAGGTGGTGGAGAGGGTCCTCACGGGCCCTGAAGGGGAACGCCGGTGGCGGGCCCAGTATGAGGACGGCCGGGTGCGCGTCTTCCAGGAATCCGATGGCGATACTCGCACCGATGAGCTAGTGGTCCCTCTTGTGAGCTATGACTCTTGGTCGGATATTGCCCTCTGGCGCACCATGCCCCTGGCCTATGGCTTCCGGGCCTCGTATATGGGCGTGGGCACCGCCATTCTCCGCAAGCCGGCCACTGCCATCATAACGGTGGAGGTGGTGTCCAAGGAGGCTGTCATTGTCCCTGCAGGCACCTTCCAGGCCTGGCGAGTGCAGGTCCGCAACGGCCATGAGGTGCAGACGGTGTGGATGGCCGACCTTCCCCAAAGGCCGGTGGTGCGGTACGACAACGGGACGTACGTCTTTGAGTTGGAGGAACTTCGCTGAATGGCCACCGTGGTGCTCATCTCCCGACATGGCGGGTTGCTGACGGCGGTGCAGCAGGCCCTAACCCTACGTGGGCACCAGGTGGTGGCTGTCTCTAGCCCCCAAGATGCGGCCACCACTGTACTAGAGGTGGAGGCAGATGCGGCTGTCCTATCCACCGATGTGGGCGAGAAGGAGGTGGCCCGTCTGGCACGCTTGCTGTGGGCCCGGTCCCTGCCCGTTTTGTTCTTGGCGGGCCCGGAGGAGAGGTGGTTGCCGGGGGCCCTACCCCTGCGGCCGGGATTGGACGCCGTTGTGGTGCGCCCCTGCCCCAGCGAGGAGGTGGTGCGGGCTCTAGCCCCCTTGCTGGAGGCCAGGGCCCGCTCTGACCTCCTGCCCTTGGGCTCGGCCTACTTCCACCGCCCTTCGCGGGAAGTGAGGGGGCCTGGGGGAGTGGCAACCCTCACCCCTGTGGAAGCATCGCTGGTGGAGCATCTAGCGCGGCGGCGGGGAACGACGGTAGGGGTTAGGGAGTTGCTGCGGGAGGTGTGGGGCTTCCCGGAGGGCGTGGGCTCCTCGGAGCTGGTGCGGGCCCATATGCACAACTTGCGCCTCAAGCTGCGTCAGGTCACAGGTGGGGAGTCAGTCATTCAGACGGTGCCGCGTCAAGGTTACCGCTTGCCTTGAGGTAGTGCGGAGGGCGAGCGTGACGACCCAGGCTGGTCGGGGCGGCCGGATTTGAACCGGCGACCTCCACAACCCCATTGTGGTGCGCTCCCAGGCTGCGCTACGCCCCGACCACACAAGATGCTAGCACAACAACCGCCCTCCATCAAGGTGAGGAGCCGCGGGTCTTCCGGGACAAGACACGGTCGGCATGGTGTCGTGGGCTCATTTTAGGATCAGGTCACCGCCGCCCGTCGCGGTGGCCTCACCATCAGGATGAGGGGTAGCGCCAAGGCGGTCACGCCCATCCCCAGGGCAAAGGCCCCGCTGTAGCTCCCCATCGCCTCGTAGATGACCGCTGCCGTATAGATACCGATGCTGGTGGCACCCGCAGCCAGGGAGAAGATGGTGCCAGCGATGGAGGACAAATAGCGGCGGCCGAACATATCGCCAGCATAGGCAGCGTAGACAGGCCCCGTGGAGCCATACCCCATGCCAAAAAGGACCGCCGAAGGGTAGGTGAGGGCGAGGCTTTTCAAAAGCGATGCCGTCAGCATCCCAAGGAAGCTCACCATCTGCAGAAGGGTGGCCAGCACCAGCGTGGGCCGACGTCCTATCACATCGGAGATGGCGCCCCCCATGAGCCGGCCGAAGGTGGACCCCATGGCGATGGCCGATATGGTGAACGCTGCTTGCCCTGTTGACGCCTTAAGGGAGGTCTTGGCAAAGCTGGGAAGATGCACCACCGGCAGGAAGACCATGGACCAAAAGACGAATAGGAAGGCTGTAAAGAGCCAGAAGGCCTGCGTCCGTACAGCCTCCGAGAGGCGGAAGGAGCAGTCCTCCCCTCCATCCCCCTCGCTGACCATGGGAGCCGCCTTGGGTGAAACGTAGGGCAGGAGGCCCTTGGCCTCGGGGCTCTTCTCCAGGAGGAGCCCAGCCAGGGTGAAGCAGGCTATGAGCCCTAGGCCGTAGATGAGGTAAGTGGAGCGCCATCCCAGCGACCCCAGGAGGGCGGCAGATAATAGGGGCACCGTGAGCTGGCCCAGGCCCGAGCCCGCTGCCGTGAGCCCCACCGCCAGGCCGCGATGGCTCACGAACCACTTGGCCACGGTGGAGGTGTTGGGTACGAAAGCTGTGCTCATCCCCAGGGCCGCTAGCAAGCCATAGGAGAGATAGAAATGCCACAGGTGCCTGGCCCGTGAGGTGAGCAGTATCCCTGCCCCCAGCAGCGCCCCTCCCATCATAACCACCCGCCGTGGCCCCCACAGGTCCGTCAGGCGGCCGCTCAACAGGCTGAAGAGGGAGTAGAGGGCGGAATAGACGGAGAACCCCAGGCTGATGGCTGCGCGGTGGCCGGGCGCTATATCTTCCTCAATACTGGGTAAGAAGACGCCAAAGCTGTACTGGACGCCGTAGCTGGCAAACAGTACCGTGAAGGCGGCGCCAACGACCACCCAGCCGTAGTACAGGCCGCGCCATCTGGCCGAAGCCACATGCATCTCACACCCCGGGCGGAGGTTCCCGCCTGAAGGAGCCAGCGGAAGGCATCCCCCAGCCTCAAACCCTCATCAGCTCCAACGGCTTAGGGGAGCCCCTGGCTTGGATCTCTATGTTAGTGACGGGATAAGGGGAATAACAACCCCGCGCTGGGCTAGCGCTTCGGCCCTACGGTCTCAAGGAGGCTGTGGCAGCCACGGCCTTCTCGCGACGGCCATACCCCGCCGGCACATATGGCGCATTGCCCTAGCATATCCAATCTTGGTCATCACCACTCACCGGGTCAGGATGGGGCGGGCGACCACGATAACCCCATCCTCTTCCTCTCCCAAGGCGCACGCTTGGCCATGTCGCCACAGGATGGCGGTGTAGGCAGCTACCACCGCGTCCAGCTCGTCGTGGGAGAGGAGACGGTCGGGGGCGAGCCCATGCACCCAGCGGGAGAGCCCTGCCTGCAGCCACTGACGGCCCGCGGCGGTCGTCTTTTTCGCAGGGGGGCGCCCTAGGAGGGCCACTTTGCTAGCATAAGGATAGACCTCGATGACCTTCTTACCGGCCCTCTCCAGGGCCTGGCGCTGGGCCATGGCCCACTCCACTAGGGGACGGAGGATGGTGCGCTTGGTAGTCCACATGACCCCCATGCCAAGGCGAGCTAGCGCCCTCTCGGCAGCCCGGCGGGCACTGGGGCCTCTTTGACACCGCCCACATGTGCAGGGAAAGTCTAGACATCCCCATCCCGCAGGGAGGCCAAGGGGTGCATCGATAGCTATCATCTCTGCAGCCAGTTCTTGGGCCAGGGACAGGAGGTCCACATAGCCCTCTTGTCGGCCCAGGCGGAGGAGGCGGGCATCCTCGTCCAGGAGGGCGAAAGCCACCCCGCGGCCGGGGAACGCCGGGTCTACACCTAATACGAAGGTGGCACGGGACATGGGCCATCCCGCCCACGTTTAGAAGAGGCGCTGGACAGCGATGACCCCACCCATGCCCAGGGAGGCCACACCGGCGAACTCTAACACGGCCACCGGTCCCAGCTGGCCGGCCAGGATGTGTTGCGCCATCCCCGTCAGCACGTAAAAGCACAGGAGGAGGAGCACGACGCCAGCGCTGGCGTTCAAGGGCAGGAAGGTCAAGGCCCAAGTGGCCTGTCCCATCACCGTCCCCATGGCCAGCGCCAAGGCCACCGCTCGCATGGGCTGAGAGGCGGCATCGCGCAGGGCCTCCAGGGCCAGAAGGGAGCTCACCAGGCCAGCCGCTGCTGCCCGCGACCACCACCCCAAGGCCACCTGCTCTGAGAGGATGGCCACCAGGAAAAAGAAGGCGGTGACGTAGCAGGCGCTGTGGAGGATGATCCTGGCCCGCAGATATTCAGAAGAGCGGTGGTCTAGGCTGTGGCATTGGGCGTGGACGATGGTGCCCAGGCTTGCAGCCATGGCCAGGGTCACGGGCACCGCCCAATAGCCTTCCACCATCAGCTCCACGAACACCGCCGCGCCCACGGCGAAGAGCACAGGTAGCGTTAGCTGAACAGCGGTATCGTCCAGGCGACGGAGGCGTCCCCTGGAATACGCCCGCAAGATGCCATCGGTGCCAAGAGCGACCAGCAGGGCTAGGATGGCCAGAATCCAGACCTGCGTGGGCTCGATGAGGACATATGCTAAAAGCCCCACCCCATAGACCAGGGCTAATAGAAAGACCCGCTCCCTATGCTCCACCGGCCGCTGGGCCTGTCCCTGCGGGCCGGGGCGGATGGTTACGGACTTCACAGCCCGTCATGTTATTTATCGACGCCCGATCTGTCAACCTCCGCCAGGGCCTCCAGGACCTGGTGCAGCAGGTGGGGCCAGTCTTCTCCCAGGCGGACGGGGTCGAGGCGGAAGGTGGTGGGCCCCACCTCCAGCCAACGCCTGAGGGCAGGAGGGATGGGCGGCAGGGGGCGTTGGTCGGCCATGCGGGCCACGATCTTCCCGCCCTCCAAAGCTAAGGAGCGTATCCCTGCCTGCCGGGCCAGGGCCCGCAAGCGGGACAGGAAGATGAGGCCCTGGGCGGGGGGCGGTAGAGGGCCGAAGCGGTCCTCCATCTCCTCCTTTAGGGCCATCACTGCCTCCACGTGGGGAGCGGTGGCCAAACGTTGGTACAGGTAGAGGCGTTGCCCCATCTGGGGGACGTAATCCTCGGGCAGGTAGGCGGCGATGGGGAGGTCCACCAGCACTTCTTGGGGCTCCGGCGGGGGTGGCTGACCCTGTCTGGCGGCCTGGAGGCGACGGGTGGCTTCGGCCAGAAGCTTTGTATAGAGCTCCAGCCCCACAGCGGCCATGTGGCCGCTCTGCTCGGGGCCCAGGAGGTTGCCTGCCCCCCTGATCTCCAAGTCGCGCAGGGCTACCTGGAAGCCGGCTCCCAGCTCATGGGCCTCGAAGATAGCCTGCAGGCGCCTCTGGGCGGCCTCCGTCAACCTCTCCTGGCGGTCGTAGAGGAGGTAGGCGTAGGCGAGACGGTCGCTGCGCCCAACCCTTCCCCGTAGCTGGTAGAGCTGGGCCAGGCCCAAGCGGTGGGCATCCTCCACGATGATGGTGTTGACGTTGGGGATGTCCAGCCCGGCCTCGATGATGGTGGTGCACACCAGCACGTCCACCTCCTGTGCCCGGAAGGCGTCCATCACCAGGGCCAGCTCCTCCTCGTCCATCTGGCCATGGGCCAAGGCCAGCCGGGCCTCAGGCACCAGCTCCTGGACCCTGCGTAGGGCGTGGGCGATGGTCTGGACGCGGTTGTGGACGTAGTAGACCTGCCCGCCACGGCCTAGCTCACGGCGAATGGCCTCTTTCACCAGGCGGGGGTCATAAGGGCCTACATAAGTCCTGATGGGAAGGCGGGACTCGGGGGGCGTCTCCAACAGGGACATGTCCCGCACGCCTCCTAGCGCCATGTAGAGGGTGCGGGGGATGGGGGTGGCAGAGAGGGTGAGGACGTCTACCTGGCGCCGCAGCATCTTCAAATGCTCCTTGTGGCCCACTCCAAACCTCTGCTCCTCGTCGATGATGACCAAACCCAGGTCCTTGAAGTGGACGTCGGGCTGGAGGAGCCTGTGGGTGCCGATGACGATGTCCACATCCCCACGGGCCAGGGCTTCTATCACTTCCCTCTGTTCTCGCTCCGATATGAGACGGGAGAGCATGGCCACGCGCACGGGGAAGGGCGCCAGGCGGCGGCGAAAAGTCTCCCAGTGCTGTTGGGCCAGGACGGTGGTGGGCACCAGGACGGCCACCTGCTTTCCGTCCATCACCGCCTTGAAGGCTGCCCGCAGGGCGATCTCCGTCTTGCCATAGCCCACGTCACCGCAGACGAGGCGGTCCATGGGGCGTGGGCTCTCCATATCCCGCTTCACCTCAGCGATGGCTGCCAGCTGGTCGGGCGTCTCTAGGTATGGGAAGGAGGCCTCCAGCTCCAACTGCCAGGGGGTATCGGGCGAGAAGGCGTGCCCGGGCAGCACCTCGCGGTCGGCATATAGCATAAGGAGCTCCCGCGCCAGGTCGGTCACCGCCCGGCGGACGCGTTGCTTGGTGCGCTGCCACTCGCCGGAGCCCAGCCTGGTGAGGGGAGGTTCGAACCCGGAGGGCCCAATGTAGCGGGATATGCGGTCCACCTGCTCTACGGGCACCAGCAGGCGCTGCCCCTCGGCGTACTGGAGCTCCAGGTATTCCCTCTCGGTGCCGTTGGTGCGGGAGCGGACCACGCCGGCGAAGCGGGCGATGCCGTGGTCCATGTGCACCACATAGTCACCAGGGCGAAGCTCGGCCAAGGTGGCCTCCAGGGTGAAGTAGCGGCGGGGGAGGGCCCGCCTCTCCTTGGTGAAGCCGAAGATCTCGTGGTCGGTCACCAAGGTTAGGGATGTCTCTTCCAGACGCCATCCACCAGGCAGGGAGCCATGGACCAACACCAGTGGCCCTTCCGCCATGGCGGAAGAGGAAGTCTCCATTCCCTCCTGGGCGAGGAGCTCGGCCAGGCGCGGGGCCTGCTGAGAGACGATGACCGTCTTCTGCCCCCGCCCTCGCCATTCGTGAAGGTCGGCGGTGAGGCGTCGCAACTGCCCCCCATAGTGGGGGAGAGGCGAGAAGGGGAGGTTGTGCATCCCCTCCATCTGCCACCGGTGGAGGGTGATGAGGTGATGGCAGGCCTCCAGGGACTTGAGGATGTGAGATGGCTCGGCAATAGGGGGCGGCAGGCCCCTGGGGAGCTCAGAGGCCAGCTCCCTGGCAGCCTCTCGGGCCCGCTCCTGGGCGTCGGTCAGGGCGGTGGCCACCTCTTGCCATTCGCTCACTACCACCAGGGCATCCGGTGGCAAATGATCCAGCAGTGTGGCCTGAGCTAAGAAGGGGACGTAGAAGTGGTCGCCTTGAAAGCCGCCGCCACAGCGTAGGCCCTCCAGTTCCCGGGCCAGTCGCCTCTGGGCCTCGAAGGAGAGGTGGGAAGTGTCCAGACAGTCCAGCCAGGCGGGCGGGGTGTGGAAGAGGGCCTCTTTAGCCGGTCCTATCTCTACCTCGTCCACCGGCCTGAGGGAACGCTGGGTCTCGGGCTGAAAGTGGCGCATCTCCTCCACTTTTCGCCCCCACAGCTCCAGGCGCACCGGCCACGGCGAGGTGGGAGGGAAAATGTCGATGATGCCGCCGCGGCGGGCCACCTCGCCAGGCCGTTCCACCATGGGGACCAGGGAGTATCCCCATTTGAGGAGTTGGGACAAGAAGCCCTGGGGCTCTAACTCCCCACCCACCCGCACCACCACGGTGTTGGCCTTCAGCTCCGGAGGAGAGATGGTGGTCTGGGCCAGGGCCAGGGCCGAGGCCACCACCAGCACCTTCTCCCCCCGCTGCAGACGTTGGATGGCCAGGAGGCGGGCGGCCACCAGTTGGGGGTCCGGGGGCGTGCGGTCGTATGGGACGGCCTCCCGTGGTGGGAATGGGCAGGTGCGCCCATCATCGCCCAGCCAGGCCTTGAGCTGATCGGTCAGCTCCTCGGCCTGTTGGGGCTTTGGCACCACCACCAACATGGGGCGCCCTAGCAGGACAAAAAGGGCAGCTATAGCCGCCCCTTTGGCCGCCTCCAGGACCGAGATGGCCAGATGACGTCTCTGGGCGATCTCCTCGGTCAGGCGACGCA from Dehalococcoidia bacterium carries:
- a CDS encoding DUF429 domain-containing protein, translated to MSRATFVLGVDPAFPGRGVAFALLDEDARLLRLGRQEGYVDLLSLAQELAAEMIAIDAPLGLPAGWGCLDFPCTCGRCQRGPSARRAAERALARLGMGVMWTTKRTILRPLVEWAMAQRQALERAGKKVIEVYPYASKVALLGRPPAKKTTAAGRQWLQAGLSRWVHGLAPDRLLSHDELDAVVAAYTAILWRHGQACALGEEEDGVIVVARPILTR
- the mfd gene encoding transcription-repair coupling factor, translating into MDLSPLLSAVAAAPSLRRLTEEIAQRRHLAISVLEAAKGAAIAALFVLLGRPMLVVVPKPQQAEELTDQLKAWLGDDGRTCPFPPREAVPYDRTPPDPQLVAARLLAIQRLQRGEKVLVVASALALAQTTISPPELKANTVVVRVGGELEPQGFLSQLLKWGYSLVPMVERPGEVARRGGIIDIFPPTSPWPVRLELWGRKVEEMRHFQPETQRSLRPVDEVEIGPAKEALFHTPPAWLDCLDTSHLSFEAQRRLARELEGLRCGGGFQGDHFYVPFLAQATLLDHLPPDALVVVSEWQEVATALTDAQERAREAARELASELPRGLPPPIAEPSHILKSLEACHHLITLHRWQMEGMHNLPFSPLPHYGGQLRRLTADLHEWRGRGQKTVIVSQQAPRLAELLAQEGMETSSSAMAEGPLVLVHGSLPGGWRLEETSLTLVTDHEIFGFTKERRALPRRYFTLEATLAELRPGDYVVHMDHGIARFAGVVRSRTNGTEREYLELQYAEGQRLLVPVEQVDRISRYIGPSGFEPPLTRLGSGEWQRTKQRVRRAVTDLARELLMLYADREVLPGHAFSPDTPWQLELEASFPYLETPDQLAAIAEVKRDMESPRPMDRLVCGDVGYGKTEIALRAAFKAVMDGKQVAVLVPTTVLAQQHWETFRRRLAPFPVRVAMLSRLISEREQREVIEALARGDVDIVIGTHRLLQPDVHFKDLGLVIIDEEQRFGVGHKEHLKMLRRQVDVLTLSATPIPRTLYMALGGVRDMSLLETPPESRLPIRTYVGPYDPRLVKEAIRRELGRGGQVYYVHNRVQTIAHALRRVQELVPEARLALAHGQMDEEELALVMDAFRAQEVDVLVCTTIIEAGLDIPNVNTIIVEDAHRLGLAQLYQLRGRVGRSDRLAYAYLLYDRQERLTEAAQRRLQAIFEAHELGAGFQVALRDLEIRGAGNLLGPEQSGHMAAVGLELYTKLLAEATRRLQAARQGQPPPPEPQEVLVDLPIAAYLPEDYVPQMGQRLYLYQRLATAPHVEAVMALKEEMEDRFGPLPPPAQGLIFLSRLRALARQAGIRSLALEGGKIVARMADQRPLPPIPPALRRWLEVGPTTFRLDPVRLGEDWPHLLHQVLEALAEVDRSGVDK
- a CDS encoding winged helix-turn-helix domain-containing protein, producing the protein MATVVLISRHGGLLTAVQQALTLRGHQVVAVSSPQDAATTVLEVEADAAVLSTDVGEKEVARLARLLWARSLPVLFLAGPEERWLPGALPLRPGLDAVVVRPCPSEEVVRALAPLLEARARSDLLPLGSAYFHRPSREVRGPGGVATLTPVEASLVEHLARRRGTTVGVRELLREVWGFPEGVGSSELVRAHMHNLRLKLRQVTGGESVIQTVPRQGYRLP
- a CDS encoding HAD family phosphatase, whose product is MSDIKAIFFDFGGVIARLDREQVRALEERYGLPRGGLLEALYGIPEWQEAERGLLPEEKWLQAVLRRLEEMAGRPIPDIQKDWHIVWRQLDQEVLELARRLRQRYVVGIISNSTPRLEREVLQPQGIDGLFHHIVNSSRVGMAKPDPRIFRLAAAWAGLPPHACVHIDDLPQNVQGAREAGFHAILHRGDLPTTILALRGLGVEV
- a CDS encoding MFS transporter → MASARWRGLYYGWVVVGAAFTVLFASYGVQYSFGVFLPSIEEDIAPGHRAAISLGFSVYSALYSLFSLLSGRLTDLWGPRRVVMMGGALLGAGILLTSRARHLWHFYLSYGLLAALGMSTAFVPNTSTVAKWFVSHRGLAVGLTAAGSGLGQLTVPLLSAALLGSLGWRSTYLIYGLGLIACFTLAGLLLEKSPEAKGLLPYVSPKAAPMVSEGDGGEDCSFRLSEAVRTQAFWLFTAFLFVFWSMVFLPVVHLPSFAKTSLKASTGQAAFTISAIAMGSTFGRLMGGAISDVIGRRPTLVLATLLQMVSFLGMLTASLLKSLALTYPSAVLFGMGYGSTGPVYAAYAGDMFGRRYLSSIAGTIFSLAAGATSIGIYTAAVIYEAMGSYSGAFALGMGVTALALPLILMVRPPRRAAVT
- a CDS encoding NAD+ synthase translates to MAVLRVALAQMNPTVGDLEGNARKVIHYVQEARRLGADVVAFPELAIPGYPPEDLVLRLSFVRDNVRALLDVVSACRGITAVVGFIDQPSARGELDDDVYNAAAIIHDGRLAGVYHKQRLPNYGVFDEVRYFQAGKECPVFTLGPVGIGVNICEDIWYPGDPTRTQALAGAQVIININGSPYHMGKRYVREQMIATRASDYAVALCYVNMVGGQDELVFDGGSMVVDAQGHLLARASLFEEELLVCDIDVGDVMRLRLRDPRRRMERWQYQATAPVIPLAPAPAGQPRPPLTPRIAPPLALEEEVYKALVVGTRDYVRKTGFQDVLVAMSGGIDSSLVTCIAVDALGPQHVMGISMPSRYSSEASVADARQLAQNLGIRFLIIPIEPAHQAYLDMLAEPFAGTPPGVAEENIQARIRGNIVMALSNKFGALVLTCGNKSEMATGYATLYGDMAGGFAVIKDVPKTLVYRLARYRNSISPVIPENVFLKPPSAELRPGQTDQDTLPPYEVLDPILQAYVEEEKSPQEIMAMGFEPEIVAKVIHMVDRNEYKRRQAPPGVKITPRAFGRDWRLPIANRYRVL